The DNA window GTTGCCGCAATAGCCCCTAGTAAAGCATCGAACGACACCCCGTCAGCAGCCGATCCGAATACCTTCATCACTAACACCCTGCCAGAAAAAGGCAGgacaagaaaaaaaaaaaagggggacAGAAAACCTACGcagccgagcagcagctgaCGACGGTCGCGTTGGCCGGACACCGATAGCCGTTCTTGCCGGCGCCCGTCGTGCCGCAGGTGCCGTCGATGGTGACGCTGACGCCCGGCTTGGGCGCGTAGCAGGCGGACGTGCCGTTGGAGTAGCGGGCCTGGCAGCCGGCCGTGGCGAGGCAGAAGGCCTCGGTCGAGCCGCAGTAGCCGTACTGCGAGCAAcaggccgcctcggccgggcACGTGTAGCCcgcgttggcggcgccgcacGTCATGTTGGGCGACACGGCGCGCTCGGAGAGAGACACGGCGCCCGGGTGGTGGCCGAGCTCTGGTACCGCCAGGGCGAAGGCGCccagagggaggaggaggagcgtgGCTAGGTGGGTGAGCATGTTGGGCAAAGGTTTTGCTGGTTGAGTTCTGGCTGTGCGATGCAGCCCGGAGAGAAAGGTGCTGGTTTGGCAGGCTTTTAAATGCTTGGCAAGCGGTACAGGGCCAGCATTCGGGCCATCATATGCCTGAGCGGCCGGAAACGGGAAATGCTCATATCAATGATCGTCGATCCGATCAAATCCCATGGTGAAATAACTGCCGGGGCGCGTCGATCCGCCGCATGCGCTGACGCGTCGTTGCGTGGTTCTCCAGCCGGGTATTGCTGAATACAACGTGCTGCTACAGACAGATGAAGAGAAGTCTATATTTACCCGTGCATGTTTGCGTGCAATTTGCTTCCGCCAAGGTCTACGTGGTTGAATTAGGTCGCTTCCACGCAGACTCGGGTAATCTGGGGCCGCCCCCTCGGCAAGGTTATAGTTGTCGGATATTCACCGAGCATCCTATCAGCCCTGCCGATTAGCCGCTACCGACGGCGGGGCTCAGGGGCACAAACAAGACTTGAATGCTGGAATAACTGAACTGGGCTGATCGTCGGACGGCGAGGTCAAAGATGGCAGTCAAGATTGCAACATGCGCAGCCGAGAACATTGAATGAGGCGAGGTGCCGAGTCCCTTACCGACGGGAAGTTACCTCGACCAACACCTCCTCTCAGTtgcggctgcgcggccgctCGAATTTCGATTCTGGGTGTTTAACATTCATCCCGTGTGCTCATTTGACGTTTCGTCTTGCCGACCTACCCCGCAGCCTTTCCCTTGGGAGGGCTTTGTGCGATAACAATGCTAGACCAATGCAAAGTCTATTGTCTCGTCGTGTCGACGCCCGTTTCAATGCCTTCGATTGCTCTACAGGACGGTCACCAGCAGGCTTCGGACCCCGAAAGTACTTAGAACGAGGTCGAAGACCGGTCTCCTTCGCGCATGGGCGCTTACGAGGGTGACGTTCCTGAATTTAGCTTGTGATGAGTTGATGAGTTGTGGCTTGAGAATAATGCCCTTGAGCGACGGGAACATTGGTAAGGTGCTGGGCACATCCCGGTGGGCCGAAGAATTCGAACCGTTGGCAGAGACCCCTAGTTGCATCCCTGAACACCACCAGCGCTCTCAGCCGCCATCCTATATCCACAGAGCCCAGCAAGGCCTTGGTTCATATTCCACCTATTGCATTGTGGGCTAATCGCTTGTCGCTGGAAGCGAAGTGCATATAACAACAACAGTATCCATTTCGATCGCGCAGTTCTAGCCCCAATACCACCCCTGAACAGGCACATTCCGTCACTCACCAGCAACCTAGTAGTTAGACTAGGTCTTTTCCGGCCTACCTAAGCTTGGTCGATGCACAAGTGCTTCGCGCCCCGCAGAGCCAGCTGGACTGGCATCGCTTGTGATAAAGCGAAGCTTAAAGATGAGCTCCGGAAAGTGTT is part of the Thermothielavioides terrestris NRRL 8126 chromosome 2, complete sequence genome and encodes:
- a CDS encoding carbohydrate-binding module family 18 protein (CAZy_ID 269796), translated to MLTHLATLLLLPLGAFALAVPELGHHPGAVSLSERAVSPNMTCGAANAGYTCPAEAACCSQYGYCGSTEAFCLATAGCQARYSNGTSACYAPKPGVSVTIDGTCGTTGAGKNGYRCPANATVVSCCSAA